The proteins below are encoded in one region of Styela clava chromosome 4, kaStyClav1.hap1.2, whole genome shotgun sequence:
- the LOC144421935 gene encoding uncharacterized protein LOC144421935 — protein MDAPDSSAITNDKVTNANRPSHGDLLLTSLRDLRDQDIVQDFTIHVGEVSFRAHRAVLAGCSDYFRAMFSHNTKENGEGSVEMKEVDAFAVGKCIDYMYTGKSDVTVETAAEILHVASVMQIDELTKICFDRIEENLCPDTCLAAAELLKLFQCNDLETKVENYIKQHFDAVMLSEKFCILSAEETLDVIFKYAKNDDMIWKAGKIWINYDLHERNCHIDDFLKLVSLENYLSPTLLQNIYKDPMIRDCPKRSEFFCRRLFSSIDDLMQNLRVENCLFVKIISNNYKYIAKEASNFVNQFLVDHFEQIVTRDEFVDLAEKDALMVFLAEDTEYLAPEKLRWNAVLKWIKHDETRTSNFPTLLRTIKFSELSHEFIESTIRKEVLMENNLECISILMDGVLDSKGKDRELDNAIAVMVKDGTINGYRYAERKLFSIPTLPNSSVWKIFAINKKLCVLANKSMYYLSKSNNRVKKTDLKMFDPKSQLTVLEDKVFFVGQSRMQCYDMVENAWKTDLPGCCFTDKFFVTSLNGRVYAFGEGILKIYDLGNNQWQQLEAEQIKHGSSATSYRQKIYILCPQLQQLLVFIPENIEAQWETLACPLRYMPVDATISVGDNKLIVSYEMSNKQIALYGYDFTFNQWIPITGSNGSIQPALSFGSRQNKTGGLFGFSSSLQGLIPAKVNPEASNSNKKTEIFQPFSSCSFRMAQ, from the coding sequence ATGGACGCGCCAGACAGTAGCGCAATAACTAACGACAAAGTTACGAATGCAAACCGACCAAGTCATGGAGATCTGCTTTTAACTTCCCTACGTGATCTGAGAGATCAGGACATTGTTCAAGATTTTACAATTCACGTTGGCGAAGTTTCCTTTCGAGCACACCGCGCCGTGCTTGCTGGTTGCTCTGATTACTTCCGCGCTATGTTCTCACACAACACGAAAGAAAATGGAGAAGGATCTGTTGAAATGAAAGAGGTGGACGCATTTGCTGTCGGAAAATGCATTGATTATATGTACACGGGAAAATCAGATGTAACAGTCGAAACAGCTGCGGAAATATTACACGTAGCCAGTGTGATGCAAATTGATGAACtcacaaaaatttgttttgaccgCATCGAAGAAAACTTGTGTCCAGATACATGTCTTGCCGCTGCAGAATTGTTGAAATTGTTCCAATGTAACGATTTAGaaacaaaagttgaaaattacATCAAGCAACATTTTGATGCTGTCATGTTGTCTGAAAAATTTTGTATCCTTTCGGCAGAAGAAACTTTAGATGTCATTTTCAAGTATGCAAAAAATGATGATATGATATGGAAGGCTGGAAaaatttggataaattatgaTCTTCATGAAAGAAACTGCCACATCGACGACTTTTTAAAATTAGTTTCTTTAGAAAACTATCTTTCTCCAACTCTGCTTCAAAACATATACAAAGACCCAATGATACGGGACTGTCCAAAGCGTTCAGAATTTTTTTGTCGgcgactgttttcaagcataGATGACCTGATGCAAAACCTACGCGTCGAAAATTGCctttttgtgaaaataatttCGAACAATTACAAGTACATAGCAAAGGAAGCTTCGAATTTCGTCAACCAATTTTTAGTCGATCATTTCGAACAAATTGTTACTAGAGATGAATTTGTTGATCTTGCTGAGAAAGACGCTTTGATGGTTTTTCTTGCAGAAGATACAGAATATTTAGCTCCTGAAAAATTGAGATGGAACGCGGTACTTAAATGGATTAAGCATGATGAAACACGAACATCAAATTTTCCAACTTTATTGAGGACAATAAAGTTTTCCGAGCTATCGCATGAATTCATCGAAAGTACTATCAGAAAGGAAGTTCTGATGGAAAATAATTTAGAATGCATTTCGATATTGATGGACGGTGTGCTCGACTCTAAAGGTAAAGATCGTGAGCTAGATAACGCCATAGCAGTGATGGTAAAGGATGGAACTATCAATGGTTATCGATATGCCGAGAGAAAGTTATTCAGCATTCCAACACTTCCAAATTCTTCAGTCTGGAAAATATTTGCGATAAACAAAAAGTTATGTGTTCTGGCCAACAAATCAATGTATTACTTAAGTAAGAGCAACAACAGGGTGAAGAAAACagatttaaaaatgtttgatcCAAAATCACAATTGACCGTACTTGAAGACAAAGTTTTCTTTGTTGGTCAATCAAGAATGCAATGTTACGACATGGTTGAAAATGCTTGGAAAACTGATCTACCGGGATGCTGTTTTACAGATAAATTCTTCGTAACTAGTCTAAATGGAAGGGTATATGCTTTCGGAGAAGGgattctgaaaatttatgatTTGGGAAATAATCAATGGCAGCAATTAGAAGCAGAACAAATTAAACACGGTTCATCAGCGACTTCATATCgacaaaaaatatacattttgtgTCCGCAGCTCCAACAACTATTAGTTTTCATCCCTGAAAATATCGAGGCACAATGGGAAACACTCGCTTGCCCACTGCGTTACATGCCAGTGGACGCTACTATTTCTGTTGGGGATAATAAATTGATTGTTTCTTACGAGATGTCCAACAAGCAAATTGCACTATATGGCTatgattttacatttaatcaatGGATTCCCATTACTGGATCCAATGGATCGATTCAACCCGCATTAAGTTTCGGGTCTCGTCAAAATAAAACCGGGGGCTTGTTTGGATTTAGTTCGAGCCTTCAAGGTCTCATACCAGCCAAAGTCAATCCCGAGGCCTCTAACTCAAATAAAAAGACTGAAATATTCCAACCGTTTTCTTCATGTTCGTTTAGAATGGCTCAATAA